The following proteins come from a genomic window of Salvia hispanica cultivar TCC Black 2014 chromosome 4, UniMelb_Shisp_WGS_1.0, whole genome shotgun sequence:
- the LOC125221144 gene encoding uncharacterized acetyltransferase At3g50280-like, with product MAKQVELIFISSSLVCSSSPASFSKLELNSWDLRALKIVPIQRALIFPNPLAQPKQFLIQALKTSLSRALHFFPPLAGRLTSTAHGGDMASFLLDCNNAGADFTHAVASAVSISDIIHPTYIPEIVSLLFPSSVAVTNYAGIAKPLLAVQVTELADGIFIAFSANHAVVDGNSFWHFVKSWSEISRGAESISKSPVFNLAAGDDTLIHLPTLEKNLVSPSQSPQRVFNFSREKLDRLKEKANSEAGTDKISTLQALMAHLWRSTVRSQNTNGSSSCVLVIAIGARARMRSSPDAYFGNASYAATLAISASDLLEGGLGGAAVKINELISEQGDETARRAAEEEVRFDEVGRKGSGPPPLIIGSSPRHDVYGCDFGWGKPVGVRSGKVHKVEGLVFVFPAAEGGGIDLEVCLAEETLRAMEIDAEFVTV from the coding sequence ATGGCAAAACAAGTGGAATTGATCTTCATCTCCTCATCTCTTGTTTGCAGCAGCAGTCCTGCTTCATTCTCAAAATTAGAGCTGAATTCATGGGATTTACGAGCACTCAAAATCGTCCCCATTCAAAGAGCCCTCATATTTCCCAACCCTCTCGCTCAACCCAAACAGTTCCTAATCCAAGCCCTCAAAACCTCACTCTCCCGCGCACTTCACTTTTTCCCTCCGCTCGCCGGCCGTCTCACCTCCACCGCGCACGGCGGCGACATGGCTAGTTTTCTGCTCGATTGCAACAACGCAGGAGCCGACTTCACTCACGCAGTCGCCTCCGCCGTCTCCATCTCCGACATCATCCATCCGACCTACATCCCCGAAATCGTATCGCTCCTGTTCCCGTCCAGCGTCGCCGTCACCAATTACGCCGGAATCGCGAAGCCTCTGCTGGCGGTGCAAGTCACGGAGCTCGCCGACGGCATCTTCATCGCCTTCTCCGCTAACCACGCCGTCGTGGACGGCAATTCCTTCTGGCATTTCGTCAAATCCTGGTCAGAGATCTCTCGCGGTGCAGAATCGATCTCGAAATCCCCTGTATTCAACCTCGCCGCTGGCGATGATACGCTCATCCATCTCCCAACACTGGAGAAAAACCTAGTTTCTCCATCTCAATCGCCGCAGAGAGTGTTCAATTTCAGCAGAGAAAAGCTAGATCGGTTGAAGGAGAAGGCAAATTCCGAAGCCGGCACAGACAAAATATCTACTCTGCAAGCACTCATGGCTCATCTATGGCGGAGCACAGTCAGATCTCAAAACACAAACGGATCAAGCAGCTGCGTTTTGGTAATCGCGATCGGCGCGAGAGCGAGGATGCGGTCTTCGCCGGATGCCTACTTCGGGAACGCATCTTACGCAGCAACGTTGGCGATTAGCGCGAGCGATCTATTGGAGGGGGGATTGGGAGGCGCCGCGGTGAAGATCAATGAGTTGATTTCTGAGCAAGGCGATGAAACGGCGAGACGCGCGGCGGAAGAGGAGGTGAGATTTGACGAGGTAGGGCGGAAGGGGAGTGGTCCGCCGCCTCTTATCATAGGGAGTTCGCCGCGACATGACGTGTACGGGTGTGATTTTGGGTGGGGGAAGCCGGTGGGAGTGAGAAGCGGGAAAGTGCATAAAGTAGAGGGTTTGGTGTTTGTATTTCCGGCGGCGGAAGGCGGTGGTATCGATTTGGAAGTTTGTTTGGCGGAGGAGACGCTACGTGCAATGGAGATTGATGCAGAGTTCGTTACAGTGTAG
- the LOC125222164 gene encoding inositol transporter 1-like — protein MTIQSFGESSGYLSESRRKITYFSNSYVLGLTVVAGIGGLLFGYDTGVISGALLYIRDEFEEVDQSSFLQETIVSMALVGAMIGAAVGGWFSDAFGRKKATLSADVVFALGAIVMAAAPNPYVLIVGRFLVGLGVGIASITAPVYIAEAAPSEIRGGLVSTNVLMITGGQFLSYLVNLAFTEVPGTWRWMLGVSGLPAIIQFFLMLFLPESPRWLYMKKEKSDAVAVLSKIYDPFRLEEEIDQLAAALEEEGQRKTRVSYFDVIRIKPLRLAFLAGAGMQAFQQFTGINTVMYYSPTIVQMAGFQSNQLALLLSLIVAFMNALGTVLGIYLIDHFGRKKLALSSLFGVTISLIILAMAFLLQPSDSVTGVYGWLAVLGLALYIAFFAPGMGPVPWTVNSEIYPEAYRGLCGGMSATVNWISNLIVAQSFLSIAEATGVGPTFLILAGIAVAAFIFVAVFIPETKGLSFEEVERIWQERAKGNRGVGDVPDKREPLL, from the exons ATGACGATTCAGTCATTCGGGGAGAGTTCTGGTTACTTGAGTGAGAGTCGTCGGAAGATCACGTATTTCAGCAATTCGTACGTGCTTGGATTGACTGTAGTTGCTGGTATCGGCGGTCTGCTTTTCGGCTATGATACTG GAGTTATATCGGGAGCACTTCTATATATCCGTGATGAATTTGAGGAAGTCGATCAAAGTAGCTTTTTACAG GAAACAATCGTCAGCATGGCTTTGGTCGGTGCCATGATTGGAGCTGCAGTAGGGGGTTGGTTTAGTGATGCTTTTGGGCGTAAGAAAGCTACTCTGTCCGCTGATGTTGTATTCGCACTTGGAGCCATTGTCATGGCCGCAGCTCCAAACCCCTACGTTCTTATCGTTGGAAGGTTCCTTGTTGGCCTGGGAGTAGGTATTGCATCAATCACTGCTCCTGTATATATTGCAGAGGCCGCTCCTTCAGAAATTAGGGGTGGCCTAGTGAGCACAAATGTCCTCATGATTACTGGTGGACAGTTTCTCTCTTACCTTGTGAACCTTGCTTTTACTGAG GTTCCGGGTACATGGCGGTGGATGCTTGGGGTATCTGGTTTGCCTGCTATTATCCAATTCTTTCTTATGTTATTTTTGCCAGAGTCTCCACGCTGGCTTTACATGAAG AAAGAGAAATCTGACGCCGTTGCTGTGCTATCAAAAATCTATGATCCATTTCGCTTGGAAGAGGAAATTGATCAGCTTGCTGCAGCGCTTGAAGAAGAGGGCCAGCGGAAGACTCGAGTCAGTTACTTTGATGTCATCAGAATAAAGCCGCTAAGACTTGCCTTTTTAGCTGGAGCTGGAATGCAG GCATTCCAACAGTTCACCGGCATCAACACAGTGATGTATTACAGCCCAACTATAGTTCAAATGGCTGGATTCCAGTCCAACCAACTAGCACTCCTCCTATCCCTCATTGTAGCATTCATGAACGCCCTGGGTACAGTACTCGGGATATACCTCATCGATCATTTTGGTCGTAAGAAGCTGGCACTCAGCAGTTTGTTTGGAGTAACCATATCCCTCATAATCCTCGCTATGGCATTTCTCCTCCAACCGTCTGATTCTGTCACCGGTGTCTATGGTTGGCTCGCGGTTTTAGGTTTGGCTCTTTATATAGCTTTCTTTGCACCGGGGATGGGTCCAGTTCCATGGACCGTGAACTCGGAAATATATCCAGAAGCCTATCGAGGACTCTGTGGAGGCATGTCAGCTACTGTGAACTGGATATCAAATCTCATTGTAGCTCAAAGTTTCCTGTCGATAGCAGAGGCCACAGGCGTCGGCCCGACTTTCTTGATCCTTGCTGGCATAGCTGTGGCCGCATTCATATTTGTGGCTGTTTTCATTCCGGAGACAAAGGGTTTATCGTTTGAAGAAGTGGAGAGAATATGGCAGGAGAGGGCTAAGGGGAATCGAGGTGTAGGTGATGTTCCTGATAAGAGAGAACCTTTGCTATAG